The following nucleotide sequence is from Melioribacteraceae bacterium.
TCTATTTTTGCCGTACCGACGATTATTTTTTTCTTTGATGGAAAAGAAGCAATTCGGAAATCTAGAAACTTCGGGTTTTCTGAATTAGAATTAGCGATAGAGAGACCCTACAAAATGTTATTTTCATAAACATATTTTTATTAAATGAGGATAAGATATGAACAAATTTTGGATTGCCTTTTCACTTGTACTATTAACTACTTATATATACTCTCAGGACGAACCTGAATTTAAAATGGTTCAATATTATTTTGTCGAGTTGATTAGAAATCCTGATAAACCTCAAATTGATTCAGCAGAAGTAATGAAGATTCAAGAAGGGCATATGCAGAACATGAGGAATATGGCTGAAGCGGGAAAACTTCTTTGTGCCGGACCATTCGGGGACAACAATGGCGGTGGTATTTGGATTCTAAAAGTTGATTCATATCAAGAAGCCGAAGAGTTATGTAAGCAAGATCCGGCTGTTATAAATAAACGATTGAATTATTTGATTCGTCCTTGGTGGACTTCGGAAGGTACTTTTGTGTTAGAAAAGGGAGAGTGATTTAATATACTATCTCTACTTGAACTGAATCCGGGAATACCAATATTCTGTGTGTAACATAATCACCACCTTGAGTGCATCCGACACCGCTTTCCAACGGTTCAACTCCAATCCCTTGAAATAATGCGCGGTCAGATCGAAGATAGACCACGCTATATTCACCGTTTTCATTATTCAACAATTGGTTCGGAATTTGGAAACCCACAAAACTTTTATTTCCTCCGCCAAGCTCGGAAGTTTTTCTGAAA
It contains:
- a CDS encoding YciI family protein, which codes for MNKFWIAFSLVLLTTYIYSQDEPEFKMVQYYFVELIRNPDKPQIDSAEVMKIQEGHMQNMRNMAEAGKLLCAGPFGDNNGGGIWILKVDSYQEAEELCKQDPAVINKRLNYLIRPWWTSEGTFVLEKGE